Within Populus trichocarpa isolate Nisqually-1 chromosome 6, P.trichocarpa_v4.1, whole genome shotgun sequence, the genomic segment TAACGTGGCGGGTCAGCCCGACCCGTTTTGCAGAAGCCGGGCGAAGATGGAGCGTGGCGCGCGTACGGTGCGTTGGTGCGCGTGGGCAGTCTGGACGTCGGCGCGTGGGAGCGCGTGCGGGCATGCAGGACGTCGGTTCTTCGCCGGGTTTTCAACAGTGGATTCTTCCGGTTGTCCTCTACACGATGGTATGTTCAAAAACACGTTtggagaactttgatttttgagtttggatcaaacaccctctttgtcaagaacaagctctgataccagttgttgggatatttccagaactcaaacacacacaatttacgtggttcggcaacttgcctactccacggagctactggtttgtattaatgaaacttacaaacaatacaaacaaaggaggaggagataaaactttctcaactcaactctactctctcaagctctctctattcttctctgttctctcttctctctgtgtttctcACGCTGCTCTCTGTGTTCTTCATACACACCTgagcacacacacacacatagctATACATATACAATGGATGATTGAAGGGGCATGATTGATGCCCACCGTTGCCTCCACTTTGTGTCCTCCACCATGTGCAAAAGGGggattaggtattcccacttgCACATGGTGGGTCATTGTTGTCTCCATAATGCTAACAATTTTATATCTGGCATCTTTCTAAAAGCATCTGTTTTGAGGATGGGAAACAAACTTGTTTGGCCAGTTTGTAATTTTTCTCCATCGAAAAAGTCAGAAagccattgttgaaagaagttaAGCCTGCGACGCTTGCTGCGAACCATTAAATTGGTACAGACAACTTCTGCATAATCATCTTCCATTAATGCATGCATATCCAGGGTAAGGCCTCGCAATTTTTCGGCATCCtgcatcaaaaatattaaaagcacatgagaaaggaaattaaaagaatgaattttttttaaaagaatgaatATTTTAAGTCACCGCAAACCATTTAagtagacaaataaaaaaattgagctacTTACAGTAGTTCCTTTCAAAACGGTAAAAGCATCCTCGTGACGCcatattctttgacatttgGGAGATTCTTGACGAGCAATTTCCCTTCCCATATCTCTTACTAGTTGATGCATCCACAACCTTTTATCATTGTTGATTTCAACAAGACATCTATCGATGAGATTGTCAATCCCAAATCTTGCACCTTTATCGAGCCCATCCAGTATCCTAACTGCATCAtccacatccattccattgaaGAAACATGCGACATCAAGGAATAAGTTCTTCGGATAATCACCATCAAGAAAGTCGTAACTTATTCGAAGAAccttttgaacttcaaaattaaGAATCACTTCCATTTGTTGTAATGCGCTTTCCcatatttctcttccttttccggACAATGAAGAGCCAATAACTCCAAGAGCTAATGGAAGTCCATTACAATGATGTACTATTCTCCAAGAGTCTTCCACAAAACCATCAACAGGGTTAGCTTGTCCAAAGGCATTCCAACTGAAAAGCTCAAGTGATTTTTCATCATCTAGCGGTCCAACTTTGCACCGGACCCCCTCAATATCATTAGCTGAAAACAAACCCTTATTTCTGGTTgttacaatgattttacttccTTTACAAAGCCAATtttgcatgccaatgattttattgaattggtCCCTTTTGTCCACATCATCTAGAACAATAAGAGTTCTTCTGCAACATAATGCATCCTTAATCTTCAGAATTCCTTCATCAGGATCATTTATCTCAACAGTCTTGTTTAGGATGTCGAAAAGAAGTTGCCTCTGTAGGCAAACTATATCCTTTGacctaaaatttgatagaaagctCTTTCCTTCAAATGTATAATAGTTCTGGTTAAAAACACTCTTAGCTATGGCTGTCTTTCCAACTCCACCTATTCCATAGAGTAAAGCAATGGCAGCACCATGGGATCCATCTTGCAACCATGAGTTGATATCCTGTACTAGAGgatctcttccaatgaaatgaagggggacataaaatatttttggatccaAATTCTTTGAGACATTCTCCACAATAGATTGGACAAACTGTGCCTCGTACCTACatcaaaaagtaaaatacaacGTGGGATAATTAGTAGCCTCTCTATAAAGGATAGAAATAAACAACATTTAGCTAAGAAATTAAACAGGGTTTCGTGTCCATGATTGATAGTTAAATTTGTGGGTGTCTTATCACCACCTATTAAAACCAAATCATGAtcgaaaagaagaagaagaagaagaagaaattataagtattttattttatttttcttatatgttttcttATCAGTACACTTAACCGAAAGAAATTAAGAGTTCACGACCAGCATTCTAGTCTTATGCTATGTATAGTTTCATCAAGAGATATTACTTACCCATCTCCTAAATCCATTCCAGCTAAATTTGCAACTTCCTTCAAAGCAATCCTCCACCCATTCACCCGCTCCATCTCCTCCTTGTAGTGCTTTTCATGTTCAACAAATGCTGCAGCGAAGCTCCCATTTTGATTTCTGACTTCAGATGGATCCACATGATAGAATACTGGGAAAACTATGCAGTCAGCATTCCTATTACGTTCCATGATCTTTACAAGTTCATCGAGGCACCATCTCGACCAAGCATAGTTTTTGGAGAACACGATTATCGCTATTTTTGATTGTTGTATTGCCTTCTGGAGCTCCAGCTGTATATTCTTTCCTCTccgaatttcatcatcatctctaaaTGTGTGAAACCCTGCATCAACCAGGGCCTTGTAGAGGTGATCGGTAAAGTTCTTGCGGGTGTCTTCacctctaaaactcaagaacacttGATATTTACAATAAGAAAACCGGGAAGAGTAGGATTCTTGATATTTCCCAGCAGCCATTTCGAGTCTAGCAAAGATAAGACTTTTCAAAGatctgaacaaaataaaacagtTTTCAAGATCGACAGCACACCAATAAGCTGAAGTgttcatatattattatcttattttttctttaaaatatctgTACACATGATAAATCTCTATGCTGAACCAACAAAATCGGATGATGAGATTATCAATAATTAGTTTCTAACAGTGAATTAATTTAAgtgataagagagagagagtacctgCAATCTTCACTTTCCCTTCGCTGATGTTCTCTTATCAGTTCATCAATTTTCTGCTTTTAAGTCAGGCTTACAAGTCGCTGTGGTATGGGCCATTTCCCGCGTGAggaccctttttctttttttaattttctcaaatcATTTATCACGCGTTTACTAGGGCCTTTAATTCATGTTATAATCACCAAAAGGGACAttagacaca encodes:
- the LOC7484319 gene encoding disease resistance protein RPV1, which translates into the protein MAAGKYQESYSSRFSYCKYQVFLSFRGEDTRKNFTDHLYKALVDAGIHTFRDDDEIRRGKNIELELQEAIQQSKIAIIVFSKNYAWSRWCLDELVKIMECKRNGDCIVFPVFYHVDPSEVRNQTGSFAAAFVEHEKHYKEEMEWVNGWRIALKEVANLAGMDLGDGYEAQFVQSIVENVSKNLDPKIFYVPLHFIGRDPLVQDINSWLQDGSHGAAIALLYGIGGVGKTAIAKSVFNQNYYTFEGKSFLSNFRSKDIVCLQRQLLFDILNKTVEINDPDEGILKIKDALCCRRTLIVLDDVDKRDQFNKIIGMQNWLCKGSKIIVTTRNKGLFSANDIEGVRCKVGPLDDEKSLELFSWNAFGQANPVDGFVEDSWRIVHHCNGLPLALGVIGSSLSGKGREIWESALQQMEVILNFEVQKVLRISYDFLDGDYPKNLFLDVACFFNGMDVDDAVRILDGLDKGARFGIDNLIDRCLVEINNDKRLWMHQLVRDMGREIARQESPKCQRIWRHEDAFTVLKGTTDAEKLRGLTLDMHALMEDDYAEVVCTNLMVRSKRRRLNFFQQWLSDFFDGEKLQTGQTSLFPILKTDAFRKMPDIKLLALWRQQ